One window from the genome of Rhinolophus ferrumequinum isolate MPI-CBG mRhiFer1 chromosome 22, mRhiFer1_v1.p, whole genome shotgun sequence encodes:
- the GPR52 gene encoding G-protein coupled receptor 52 yields the protein MNESRWTEWRTENLSSGLVNGTERHSCPLGFGHYSAVDVCVFETIVIVLLTFLIIAGNLTVIFVFHCAPLLHHYTTSYFIQTMAYADLFVGVSCLVPTLSLLHYSTGIHESLTCQVFGYIISVLKSVSMACLACISVDRYLAITKPLSYNQLVTPCRLRICIILIWIYSCLIFLPSFFGWGKPGYHGDIFEWCATSWLTSAYFTGFIVCLLYAPAAFVVCFTYFHIFKICRQHTKEIHDRRSRFPSHEVGASGETGHSPDRRYAMVLFRITSVFYMLWLPYIIYFLLESSRVLANPTLSFLTTWLAISNSFCNCVIYSLSNSVFRLGLRRLSETMCTSCMCVKDQETQDPKPRKRANSCSI from the coding sequence ATGAATGAATCCAGGTGGACTGAATGGAGGACCGAGAACCTGAGCAGTGGCCTCGTGAATGGGACCGAGCGCCACTCCTGCCCACTGGGATTTGGCCATTACAGCGCGGTGGACGTCTGCGTCTTTGAGACAATTGTGATTGTCCTGCTGACATTTCTAATCATTGCTGGGAATTTAACGGTCATCTTTGTTTTTCACTGTGCCCCACTCTTACACCATTACACCACCAGCTATTTCATTCAGACCATGGCATATGCTGATCTTTTCGTTGGAGTTAGCTGCTTGGTTCCTACTCTCTCACTTCTCCACTACTCCACGGGTATCCATGAGTCATTGACTTGCCAGGTCTTTGGATATATCATCTCGGTTCTCAAAAGTGTTTCCATGGCATGTCTTGCTTGCATTAGTGTGGATCGCTATCTGGCAATAACCAAGCCTCTTTCCTACAATCAACTGGTCACCCCTTGTCGACTGagaatttgcattattttaatctGGATCTACTCCTGCCTGATTTTCTTGCCTTCCTTTTTTGGTTGGGGGAAACCTGGTTACCATGGTGACATTTTTGAATGGTGTGCCACCTCTTGGCTCACCAGTGCCTATTTCACAGGCTTCATTGTTTGTTTACTTTATGCTCCTGCTGCCTTTGTTGTCTGCTTCACTTACttccacattttcaaaatttgccGGCAGCACACCAAAGAGATACATGACCGGAGGTCCCGATTCCCTAGCCACGAGGTGGGTGCCTCTGGAGAGACCGGACACAGCCCTGACCGTCGCTACGCCATGGTTTTGTTTCGGATAACCAGTGTGTTTTACATGCTGTGGCTCCCCTATATCATTTACTTTCTTCTGGAAAGCTCCCGGGTCTTGGCCAATCCAACACTGTCCTTCTTAACAACCTGGCTGGCTATAAGTAATAGTTTCTGTAACTGTGTAATATACAGCCTTTCCAACAGTGTCTTCCGGCTGGGCCTCCGAAGACTGTCCGAGACGATGTGCACGTCTTGTATGTGTGTGAAGGATCAGGAAACACAAGACCCCAAACCCAGGAAGCGGGCTAATTCCTGTTCCATTTGA